A part of Vulcanisaeta moutnovskia 768-28 genomic DNA contains:
- a CDS encoding nucleotidyltransferase family protein produces MRVGAVILAAGEGRRFGGNKLLVSINGEPAITRVLRAVEGLDRVVIVGAYVNDLLPYLRNEVVIYNLWYKDGMSTSIKLGIRFFQDYDAVFIVLADMPLITRETINKILNAYHEGCTAVIPTHNGVRGNPVLIHKSLFPDLMRLSGDVGAREILRHRADACTVECGPEVLVDIDTVNDLTKVLNTINTNRQQ; encoded by the coding sequence ATGAGGGTTGGAGCAGTAATATTAGCCGCTGGGGAGGGCAGGAGGTTCGGTGGGAATAAACTACTGGTGAGTATTAATGGTGAACCAGCAATAACGAGGGTCCTCAGGGCTGTGGAGGGTCTGGATAGGGTTGTGATTGTTGGCGCCTATGTCAATGACCTATTGCCATACCTACGCAATGAGGTTGTTATTTATAATCTGTGGTACAAGGATGGTATGAGCACGTCAATAAAGCTGGGCATAAGGTTCTTCCAGGACTATGATGCGGTTTTCATAGTACTCGCGGACATGCCGCTGATAACTAGGGAAACCATAAACAAAATACTCAATGCATACCATGAGGGGTGCACGGCAGTGATACCCACGCATAACGGTGTTAGAGGAAACCCAGTATTGATACATAAATCCCTATTTCCAGACTTAATGAGACTAAGCGGTGACGTGGGTGCACGAGAAATACTGAGACATAGGGCTGATGCTTGTACCGTAGAGTGTGGTCCCGAGGTCCTGGTCGACATAGACACAGTCAATGACCTAACTAAGGTCCTTAACACTATCAACACCAATCGCCAGCAATAA
- a CDS encoding pantoate kinase, producing MRNCVIVEVPLHITSIWLPRYTDDALTTGSMGAGVVIRPGVRLRVTPNSGSRPDVEHVNAVLGRFGVGFSVTYESPVSLGVGYGMSAALTLGTALGAAALLGKSMLEAAKLAHVIEVEFRTGLGDVIAEYFGGGIELRLRPGPPGIGIIDRIPYSHDVKIVTVDMARGSTPAMLRDLADRLNEVGPRYIDALIKEPTYEKFLELSTGFSRDIGFLTNELESRIRACARYADSYYVKKGVLVFLTRNDETEQLLECLSKLGLRGRVFQLSNVGVEVILYNDR from the coding sequence ATGCGAAACTGTGTCATTGTTGAGGTCCCACTTCACATCACTAGTATTTGGCTTCCGAGGTATACGGATGATGCGTTGACGACTGGCTCCATGGGCGCTGGCGTTGTGATTAGGCCGGGCGTTAGGTTAAGGGTTACGCCTAACAGTGGGTCTAGGCCTGATGTGGAGCACGTAAATGCCGTGCTGGGGAGGTTCGGGGTTGGCTTCTCTGTCACTTATGAATCGCCGGTAAGCCTAGGCGTTGGTTACGGAATGAGCGCGGCTCTAACGTTAGGTACGGCCCTCGGTGCCGCGGCATTGCTTGGTAAGTCAATGCTTGAGGCCGCCAAGCTGGCGCATGTGATTGAGGTTGAGTTTAGGACAGGGTTAGGCGACGTGATTGCCGAGTACTTCGGTGGTGGTATTGAACTAAGGCTTAGGCCAGGTCCACCAGGGATAGGTATAATCGATAGGATCCCCTATTCCCACGATGTTAAGATCGTAACCGTAGACATGGCCAGAGGCTCAACGCCGGCAATGCTTAGGGACTTAGCCGATAGGCTTAATGAGGTTGGCCCTAGGTACATTGACGCATTAATAAAGGAGCCGACGTACGAGAAATTCCTCGAATTAAGCACGGGCTTCTCCAGAGACATCGGCTTCCTGACTAATGAATTAGAAAGCAGAATAAGGGCTTGTGCACGCTATGCCGATTCATACTATGTGAAGAAGGGAGTCCTCGTGTTTTTGACACGCAATGATGAGACTGAACAACTCCTCGAATGCCTAAGCAAGCTCGGACTGAGAGGCAGGGTTTTCCAACTCTCTAACGTAGGTGTTGAAGTGATTCTCTATAATGATCGGTAA
- a CDS encoding aspartyl protease family protein, which translates to MGHVYADVVIKGSKGSKQIKMLVDTGSTYIVLDPDTIRELGLIETPYTVELVMTNGSKR; encoded by the coding sequence GTGGGACACGTATACGCCGACGTAGTGATAAAGGGGAGTAAAGGTTCAAAGCAGATCAAAATGCTTGTCGACACAGGCTCAACATACATAGTCCTAGACCCAGACACAATAAGGGAACTAGGCCTTATCGAGACACCATACACCGTGGAATTAGTAATGACCAACGGATCGAAAAGATAA
- a CDS encoding 7-carboxy-7-deazaguanine synthase QueE, translating into MEVVEVFRSWQGEGPHAGEEAVFLRLARCNLRCVWCDTKYSWLGGVSMGIDAVFRRLIEVGGDEIKHLVITGGEPLLWWRELRQLLIIVKGRGWFVEVETNGTLRPGELLDYVDEFNVSSKLSNSGILLRHRVNESALRDFVSSGKAVFKFVVDKPEDVNEVLWFIERFRMPRDRIYLMSQCITREECIAKDEEITKPMAMKLGVNFTPRLHILMGFR; encoded by the coding sequence GTGGAGGTTGTCGAAGTCTTTAGGTCTTGGCAGGGTGAGGGTCCCCATGCAGGTGAGGAGGCGGTGTTTCTTAGGTTGGCACGTTGTAACCTGCGCTGTGTTTGGTGTGATACTAAGTATTCATGGTTAGGGGGTGTTAGCATGGGGATTGATGCTGTATTTAGGAGGTTGATTGAGGTTGGTGGTGATGAGATTAAGCACCTGGTCATTACGGGTGGTGAACCCCTGCTTTGGTGGCGTGAGTTGAGGCAGTTACTAATTATTGTTAAGGGGAGGGGTTGGTTTGTCGAAGTTGAGACTAACGGTACATTAAGGCCCGGCGAGTTGCTGGATTACGTTGATGAATTCAATGTGTCGTCTAAACTGTCGAATTCTGGAATACTCCTTAGGCATAGGGTTAATGAGTCTGCGTTAAGGGACTTCGTTAGCAGTGGCAAGGCGGTCTTTAAGTTCGTTGTTGATAAGCCCGAGGATGTCAATGAAGTTCTCTGGTTCATTGAGAGGTTTAGGATGCCACGTGACAGGATTTACCTAATGAGCCAATGCATTACCCGTGAGGAGTGCATCGCTAAGGATGAGGAGATTACTAAACCCATGGCCATGAAGTTAGGCGTTAATTTTACGCCGAGACTCCACATATTGATGGGGTTTAGGTAA
- a CDS encoding AbrB/MazE/SpoVT family DNA-binding domain-containing protein produces the protein MRKQKLRGITKITIPALIRKRLGLKVGDTLIVRLEGDMIILEPKKRSITEIRIRLGRPIDWRYVEETIREEIGKE, from the coding sequence TTGAGGAAACAAAAATTACGAGGAATTACCAAGATAACAATACCGGCACTTATTAGGAAGAGGCTTGGTTTAAAAGTTGGGGACACGCTTATAGTTAGGCTCGAGGGTGATATGATCATTCTTGAACCAAAGAAGCGGAGCATTACGGAGATAAGGATCAGGTTAGGAAGACCAATAGATTGGAGGTATGTTGAGGAGACCATAAGGGAGGAGATTGGTAAGGAGTAA
- a CDS encoding DedA family protein, translated as MLSYVFTGLHGYVLIFILMVLEGMSLPIPSEVVMPLVGYYASLGLIDPVLGVLAGTLGSLVGSLIDYYMAYYLGLPFLIKYGRLFGIDQNRLNALNRWFSRYGVFAVFGFRFLPGFRALISFPAGLAGMRIVSFIVVTFLGHLVWDSILAYIGFSFAAEWSLIIGLIDRYLYVITGIAVVIILVYIVLRLYVKPRCDDSIKLCD; from the coding sequence ATGTTGAGTTACGTATTTACGGGTCTGCATGGATACGTCCTCATATTCATCCTTATGGTTCTTGAGGGTATGTCCTTGCCTATACCCAGTGAGGTTGTCATGCCTCTCGTGGGTTATTACGCATCCCTAGGCCTTATTGACCCTGTCCTCGGTGTTTTGGCTGGCACCTTGGGTAGCCTTGTTGGTTCTTTGATTGATTACTACATGGCCTATTACCTTGGTTTACCATTCCTAATTAAATATGGTAGGTTATTCGGTATTGACCAAAATAGGCTTAACGCCCTCAATAGGTGGTTCAGTAGGTATGGTGTCTTTGCCGTATTTGGCTTTAGGTTTTTACCTGGTTTTAGGGCACTTATATCATTTCCTGCGGGCCTTGCTGGTATGAGGATTGTGAGTTTTATTGTCGTTACGTTCTTGGGGCATTTAGTTTGGGATTCAATTCTTGCATATATTGGTTTCTCATTCGCAGCTGAATGGTCGCTAATCATAGGTTTGATCGATAGGTATTTGTACGTTATCACGGGTATAGCTGTGGTCATAATATTGGTATACATAGTATTGAGACTTTATGTAAAACCAAGGTGCGACGATTCCATTAAGTTGTGCGATTAG
- the queC gene encoding 7-cyano-7-deazaguanine synthase QueC: MCTIGGVLIFGDRLDEDRAKRIEEVLRMVIIKGEERGRDSFGIVSLSRDGELNVFKSKERPSVAVSKMPRMITEDTVAAIFNNRAEPTTEYVKVKNEDDIQPMIGERIVVAHNGTIANDKDLESKFGLIRRSKIDTAILPPLLEKFWDGSLNGFRDVLVNYVVGSYALAIMDTRRPGRVWLATNFKPLYMAWYGDLKTLFFASLDDYLIDDWNKPIWGMPVIRRVEPYTAMEIGIDGTWSTVSLRKEGQVKRRVLVIASGGLDSTTAATYLLKQGYDVALLHFNYGHRAETQEDRAIKRIAEFHNVPLFEVNMDFFKIVRHSPLLGDGEINRVDEGREGAEFAHEWVPARNFVFIALATAIAEAYGYDYIATGINLEESGAYPDNEMEFIRLLNRVMPYAVGPNKHVELIMPVGHLVKHEIVRLGLEVDAPLHLTWSCYDNGEKHCGRCGPCYMRRLAFKINGVKDPVEYELPKEIEEEFWMGARPYEVPKRPGQ; this comes from the coding sequence ATGTGCACAATAGGTGGCGTGCTTATCTTCGGCGATAGGCTAGATGAAGATAGGGCTAAGAGGATTGAGGAGGTTTTGAGGATGGTAATTATCAAGGGCGAGGAGAGGGGTCGTGACAGCTTTGGCATTGTTTCCCTGAGTAGGGATGGTGAGTTGAATGTGTTTAAGAGTAAGGAGAGACCAAGCGTTGCTGTAAGCAAAATGCCCAGGATGATAACTGAGGACACTGTGGCTGCGATATTCAACAATAGGGCTGAGCCTACTACGGAGTATGTCAAGGTGAAAAACGAAGATGATATTCAGCCGATGATTGGCGAGCGCATAGTCGTTGCTCACAATGGGACGATAGCCAATGATAAGGACCTTGAGAGTAAGTTTGGCCTTATCCGTAGGTCGAAGATCGACACGGCAATACTACCACCACTCCTCGAGAAGTTCTGGGACGGATCATTAAATGGGTTTAGGGATGTACTGGTTAATTACGTCGTTGGCAGTTACGCATTAGCCATAATGGATACTCGTAGACCCGGCAGGGTTTGGCTAGCCACAAACTTCAAGCCTTTGTATATGGCGTGGTACGGCGATTTGAAAACCCTATTCTTCGCTAGTCTCGATGACTACTTAATCGATGATTGGAATAAGCCCATATGGGGCATGCCCGTGATTAGGCGTGTCGAGCCTTACACGGCCATGGAAATCGGGATTGATGGGACTTGGTCCACGGTGTCATTAAGGAAGGAAGGGCAGGTCAAGAGGAGGGTCTTGGTAATAGCTAGTGGTGGTCTCGACTCAACCACGGCAGCTACGTATCTGCTTAAGCAGGGGTATGATGTTGCATTGTTGCATTTTAATTATGGGCATAGAGCTGAGACCCAGGAGGATAGGGCAATAAAAAGGATTGCCGAATTCCACAATGTCCCATTGTTTGAAGTCAACATGGACTTCTTCAAGATAGTTAGGCACTCGCCACTTCTCGGTGATGGCGAAATTAATAGGGTTGATGAGGGCCGTGAAGGGGCTGAGTTCGCCCATGAGTGGGTTCCAGCCAGGAATTTCGTCTTCATAGCCCTGGCTACGGCAATTGCTGAGGCCTATGGATATGATTACATAGCCACTGGGATTAACCTGGAGGAGAGTGGTGCTTATCCCGACAATGAGATGGAGTTCATAAGGCTGTTGAATAGGGTCATGCCATATGCAGTCGGGCCTAATAAGCACGTGGAATTAATAATGCCCGTAGGCCACTTAGTCAAGCATGAGATCGTGAGGCTAGGCCTAGAGGTTGACGCCCCACTACACCTAACCTGGAGTTGCTATGACAATGGCGAGAAACACTGCGGTCGATGTGGGCCGTGCTATATGCGTAGATTAGCCTTCAAAATCAATGGGGTCAAAGATCCAGTGGAGTACGAGTTACCTAAGGAGATCGAGGAGGAATTCTGGATGGGCGCAAGGCCTTACGAAGTTCCAAAAAGGCCAGGTCAATGA
- a CDS encoding PIN domain-containing protein, whose amino-acid sequence MSFVIDTNAIIAVISEDDVNHDKAVNIWNFDLRIINEILQDPKIKVIENNIQDIYFAIDHKDYIRHYDDFNDLIILSTARRLGLPLVTFDNELLELYHKFKWI is encoded by the coding sequence ATGAGCTTCGTAATTGATACAAATGCTATTATAGCCGTAATCTCAGAGGATGACGTAAATCATGATAAGGCGGTGAACATTTGGAATTTTGACTTAAGAATCATAAATGAGATTTTACAAGACCCTAAAATTAAGGTTATTGAAAATAATATTCAGGACATTTATTTTGCCATTGATCATAAAGACTATATTAGGCATTATGACGACTTTAACGACTTAATAATACTTAGTACGGCACGGAGATTAGGCTTACCACTAGTTACATTTGATAATGAATTACTAGAACTATACCATAAGTTTAAATGGATATAG
- a CDS encoding 4-phosphopantoate--beta-alanine ligase — translation MVKEHNESWIPFNHPRRESLIIREMLVDGFKAGYVATQGLIAHGRGECFDYLIGEVSIPPALTAERIAVAVLLTAKHPVISVNGNTAALVPRQIVKLAGLVNARIEVNLFYRTREREELIAKVLRDNGAEEVLGVGDDASCVIPELFSERRRASCRGIYVADVVLVPLEDGDRTEALRRMGKTVIAIDLNPLSRTSRAASITIVDNVVRAIPNMIKFAEELRNWSRDELVNMVRGFNNDENLRSVLRYIVDRLNKLANEDFLIEFPKQQ, via the coding sequence ATGGTTAAGGAACATAACGAGTCCTGGATACCATTTAATCATCCAAGAAGGGAGTCATTGATTATCAGAGAAATGCTGGTAGATGGGTTTAAAGCTGGTTATGTGGCTACCCAGGGGTTAATCGCCCACGGGCGTGGTGAGTGCTTTGATTACCTCATTGGTGAGGTCTCAATACCGCCAGCATTGACTGCCGAGAGAATTGCTGTCGCTGTGTTATTGACTGCTAAGCACCCTGTGATTTCGGTCAACGGCAATACTGCGGCTCTTGTACCCAGGCAAATCGTTAAGTTGGCTGGACTCGTGAATGCGAGGATTGAGGTTAACCTATTCTATAGGACTAGGGAGAGGGAGGAGTTGATTGCCAAGGTCCTTAGGGATAATGGGGCTGAGGAGGTCCTTGGCGTTGGTGATGACGCTTCCTGCGTGATACCAGAATTGTTTAGCGAGAGGAGGAGGGCTTCCTGTAGGGGTATTTACGTGGCCGACGTGGTGCTCGTTCCTCTTGAGGATGGTGACAGGACCGAGGCACTGAGGAGGATGGGTAAGACCGTAATCGCCATAGACCTAAATCCTCTCTCAAGGACCTCAAGGGCCGCGAGCATAACGATTGTCGATAACGTGGTTAGGGCAATCCCAAACATGATTAAATTCGCCGAGGAGTTAAGGAATTGGTCCAGGGATGAGTTGGTTAATATGGTTAGGGGCTTCAACAATGATGAGAACCTGAGGAGCGTACTAAGGTACATCGTGGATAGGCTCAATAAACTCGCCAACGAGGACTTCCTCATCGAGTTTCCTAAGCAGCAATAA
- a CDS encoding PaREP1 family protein, whose amino-acid sequence MEVGYLDYRKDPRTYVYAKVLDGLVEAKLALEMLIRGLIQNASAKAFMSVKSIVSALIVKNLGKIIEGLDERRRAWYEDVGYSAPTTGLIGISKDLKRVGIDVEAVVRAALSLHRFSYNGFDPNLVDYMDVNEVKDDVIEIVNWVLTIKEFFKEDWNDRLERELSELMNILSKFKAQ is encoded by the coding sequence GTGGAGGTTGGGTACCTGGATTATAGAAAGGATCCCAGGACGTATGTCTATGCAAAGGTACTTGATGGCCTTGTTGAGGCTAAGTTGGCACTGGAGATGCTTATTAGGGGCTTGATTCAAAATGCCTCGGCTAAGGCATTCATGAGTGTTAAGTCAATAGTCAGCGCCTTAATCGTTAAGAACCTTGGTAAGATAATTGAGGGTTTAGATGAGAGGAGGAGGGCTTGGTATGAAGATGTAGGTTATTCAGCACCAACCACAGGCTTAATAGGTATTTCAAAGGATCTAAAAAGGGTTGGCATTGATGTTGAAGCTGTTGTTAGGGCGGCATTATCCCTACATAGATTCTCCTACAACGGCTTTGACCCAAACCTAGTCGATTATATGGATGTGAATGAAGTTAAGGATGATGTTATTGAGATCGTTAATTGGGTCTTAACGATTAAGGAGTTCTTCAAGGAGGATTGGAATGATAGGTTAGAGAGGGAATTAAGTGAGTTGATGAACATACTTTCTAAGTTTAAGGCTCAATGA
- a CDS encoding ATP-binding protein — protein MRVVVAFDEAQRLRDPLSSEVLNALAHAYDFNGNITFIFMDSEVDLLYDFIGIEDPSSPLFGRYFYEVKMKMLTSIVTSGL, from the coding sequence ATGAGGGTTGTGGTGGCGTTTGATGAGGCACAGAGGTTGAGGGATCCGTTATCGAGTGAGGTACTTAATGCCCTAGCCCATGCCTATGATTTTAATGGAAATATAACATTCATATTCATGGATTCCGAGGTCGACTTGCTTTACGACTTCATTGGTATTGAGGACCCAAGCTCACCATTGTTTGGGAGGTACTTCTATGAGGTTAAGATGAAAATGCTTACTTCCATAGTTACTTCAGGGCTTTGA
- a CDS encoding AbrB/MazE/SpoVT family DNA-binding domain-containing protein, whose amino-acid sequence MGDCLPITVKVYINNQVLIPANVVRCLGVESVDFIDVMIRFGSRLVRINNVRLLKPARSRGSSRQFTIPREIREEFGIEPLSIIELVGVKYVGCSIAAWNRKTYKLS is encoded by the coding sequence ATGGGTGATTGTTTACCGATTACTGTTAAGGTGTATATTAATAATCAAGTGCTTATTCCTGCCAATGTTGTTAGGTGTCTTGGTGTTGAGAGTGTTGACTTTATTGATGTTATGATTAGGTTTGGCAGTAGGTTGGTTAGGATAAACAATGTGAGACTTCTCAAGCCAGCCCGTAGTAGGGGCTCAAGTAGGCAATTCACGATTCCTAGGGAAATTAGGGAAGAGTTTGGTATTGAACCTTTGAGTATAATTGAGTTGGTTGGTGTTAAATACGTTGGATGTTCGATTGCTGCTTGGAATAGAAAGACTTATAAATTAAGTTGA